Proteins co-encoded in one Christiangramia fulva genomic window:
- a CDS encoding KpsF/GutQ family sugar-phosphate isomerase encodes MKLSAQIISTAKETISNEAEAISNLQNFIDDEFADAVQKIYQSQGRVVITGIGKSAIVANKIVATLNSTGTPSIFMHAADAIHGDLGIVQENDVVICISKSGNSPEIKVLVPLIKNFKNTLIALTADEDSYLGKQADFVLNCYIEKEACPNNLAPTTSTTAQMVMGDALAICLLNLKGFTSKDFAKYHPGGTLGKKLYLRVSDIISQNEVPQISPDTNVANAIIEISEKMLGVTAVLENDKIVGIITDGDIRRMLKNHEEIKGLTAKDIMSKDPKTILEEKLAVEALEILEDNKITQILAVDGSGNYKGVVHIHNLIREGIL; translated from the coding sequence TTGAAACTTAGCGCTCAGATCATTTCCACTGCAAAAGAAACAATTTCAAACGAGGCAGAGGCCATTTCTAACCTCCAAAATTTCATAGATGACGAATTTGCAGATGCGGTTCAAAAAATATACCAATCTCAGGGCCGGGTCGTAATAACCGGAATTGGCAAAAGCGCAATCGTAGCCAATAAGATCGTGGCCACCCTTAATTCCACAGGCACGCCCTCTATTTTCATGCATGCTGCAGATGCTATACACGGCGATCTTGGCATCGTTCAGGAAAATGATGTAGTGATCTGTATTTCGAAAAGCGGAAATAGCCCCGAGATAAAAGTACTGGTTCCTCTTATCAAGAATTTTAAGAATACCCTCATCGCCCTTACCGCCGACGAAGATTCTTATCTTGGGAAACAGGCCGATTTTGTACTGAACTGCTATATTGAAAAAGAGGCCTGCCCCAACAATCTCGCTCCTACCACCAGCACTACCGCGCAAATGGTAATGGGAGATGCGCTCGCCATATGTTTGCTCAACCTGAAGGGTTTTACCAGTAAAGATTTTGCAAAATACCACCCCGGTGGCACCCTCGGAAAAAAATTATACCTGCGGGTGAGCGATATAATTTCCCAGAACGAGGTACCGCAAATTTCACCCGATACCAATGTCGCGAACGCTATTATTGAAATTTCTGAAAAGATGCTTGGCGTAACTGCGGTTTTGGAAAATGATAAGATTGTGGGTATTATTACCGATGGTGATATCAGGAGGATGTTGAAGAATCATGAAGAGATAAAAGGTCTGACTGCAAAAGACATTATGAGCAAGGACCCAAAAACTATTTTAGAAGAAAAACTGGCAGTCGAGGCTTTGGAAATTCTGGAAGACAATAAGATCACCCAGATTCTGGCCGTAGATGGATCCGGAAATTATAAAGGCGTTGTACACATACATAATTTAATCAGAGAAGGAATATTATAA
- the tatC gene encoding twin-arginine translocase subunit TatC — translation MKKLGSPQEETGGEMSFLDHLEELRWHLIRATLAVLIAATAAFLLKSFIFDTLLFGPAHADFFSYEVLCHISRFFGLEGGFCDQEMPFRIQSRTMGGQFSAHIWTSITAGFIIAFPFVIYEFWKFVAPAMHTHEKKYARGFIFITSLLFFIGVLFGYYIVTPLSINFLGKYQVSQTVFNDFDLSSYISLVRASVLASGLIFELPIVIYFLSKVGIISSGFLKKYRKYALVLVLIVSAIITPPDIVSQIIVAIPVLVLYEVSIFIARIIEKQQREELKN, via the coding sequence ATGAAGAAATTAGGCTCCCCACAGGAAGAGACCGGAGGAGAAATGTCTTTTCTTGATCATTTGGAAGAATTAAGATGGCATTTAATACGGGCAACATTAGCAGTGCTGATCGCAGCCACGGCAGCCTTTCTCCTGAAGAGTTTTATTTTTGACACGCTGCTTTTCGGACCCGCTCATGCCGATTTCTTCTCCTATGAAGTACTATGTCATATTTCAAGATTTTTCGGACTTGAAGGGGGGTTCTGCGATCAGGAAATGCCTTTTAGAATTCAGAGCCGGACGATGGGCGGCCAGTTTTCAGCTCATATCTGGACATCCATTACCGCCGGCTTTATAATCGCCTTCCCGTTCGTGATCTATGAATTTTGGAAATTTGTGGCTCCGGCCATGCATACTCATGAGAAAAAGTATGCCAGGGGATTTATTTTTATCACTTCCCTGCTCTTTTTTATCGGTGTGCTTTTTGGATACTATATCGTTACACCCCTATCTATCAATTTCCTCGGAAAATATCAGGTTAGTCAGACTGTTTTCAATGATTTTGACCTGAGCAGCTATATTAGCCTGGTAAGAGCTTCGGTGCTGGCCAGCGGCCTCATTTTTGAACTTCCTATTGTGATCTATTTCCTCTCAAAAGTAGGAATAATCTCTTCCGGTTTCCTTAAAAAATATCGCAAATACGCCCTGGTACTGGTACTTATAGTTTCGGCAATCATTACCCCGCCCGATATTGTAAGCCAGATCATCGTGGCCATTCCCGTTTTGGTACTTTATGAGGTAAGTATTTTTATTGCCAGGATAATCGAAAAACAACAAAGAGAAGAATTAAAAAATTAA
- a CDS encoding carboxymuconolactone decarboxylase family protein, producing the protein MIDKVDEFNSYRAKMNDKILAENNKVLKRIFNLDTNAFAEGALDKKTKELLGLVASVVLRCDDCVKYHLESSHKQGITREEVMETLSIGTLIGGTIVIPHLRRAFEYWEALEDVK; encoded by the coding sequence ATGATTGATAAGGTTGACGAATTCAATTCGTACCGGGCCAAAATGAATGATAAGATTTTGGCTGAAAACAATAAAGTTCTCAAAAGGATTTTTAATTTAGATACCAATGCCTTCGCCGAAGGTGCCCTGGACAAAAAAACCAAGGAATTATTAGGTCTTGTGGCTTCAGTGGTGCTTCGCTGTGACGATTGCGTGAAATATCACCTGGAATCCAGCCATAAACAGGGAATAACCCGTGAGGAAGTGATGGAAACATTAAGTATTGGTACCCTCATTGGTGGAACCATTGTAATTCCACATCTTAGGCGAGCATTCGAATACTGGGAAGCTTTGGAAGACGTAAAATAA
- the lptB gene encoding LPS export ABC transporter ATP-binding protein: MKLRAEKLVKTYKGRDVVKGISLEVNQGEIVGLLGPNGAGKTTSFYMIVGLIKPNSGTIILDKVDITKYPMYKRAQHGIGYLAQEASVFRKLSIEDNIMSVLELTKLSKKEREMKMESLIEEFGLSHIRKNRGDLLSGGERRRTEIARALATDPKFILLDEPFAGVDPVAVEDIQRIVAQLKTKNIGILITDHNVQETLAITDRTYLMFEGSILKHGIPEELAEDEMVRKVYLGQNFELRKKKLFT, from the coding sequence ATGAAACTACGTGCAGAAAAACTGGTAAAAACTTATAAAGGAAGGGACGTGGTTAAAGGCATCTCCCTGGAAGTAAACCAGGGAGAGATAGTTGGATTACTGGGGCCTAACGGTGCCGGAAAAACTACCTCTTTTTATATGATCGTGGGCCTCATAAAACCCAATAGCGGAACAATTATTCTGGATAAGGTTGATATCACCAAATACCCCATGTATAAAAGGGCTCAACACGGAATTGGATATCTCGCCCAGGAAGCTTCGGTTTTTAGAAAATTAAGCATAGAAGACAATATCATGAGCGTTCTGGAACTTACTAAACTCTCTAAAAAGGAGCGCGAAATGAAAATGGAGTCGCTTATTGAGGAATTCGGTTTAAGCCATATTCGGAAGAACCGCGGGGATCTTCTTAGTGGTGGCGAAAGAAGGCGTACCGAGATCGCCCGCGCCCTGGCTACCGACCCTAAATTTATTCTTCTTGACGAACCCTTTGCCGGCGTTGACCCGGTCGCGGTGGAAGATATCCAGCGCATCGTGGCCCAGCTTAAAACTAAAAATATAGGTATTCTCATCACCGATCATAACGTACAGGAAACTCTTGCGATTACCGACCGGACTTACCTGATGTTCGAGGGAAGTATCTTAAAACATGGAATTCCGGAAGAACTTGCCGAAGATGAAATGGTGAGGAAAGTTTATCTGGGTCAGAATTTCGAACTTCGGAAGAAGAAGCTTTTTACTTAG
- a CDS encoding CDP-alcohol phosphatidyltransferase family protein — translation MGIKRHIPNFITLLNLLSGSIAVIFAVKGNLILAAVFVAAGIFFDFFDGLSARLLDVKSEIGLQLDSLADVVTSGVVPGIVMFQLLNKALPGGGPGADWGTSLFHVSFNPWALFGLLIILASAYRLAKFNVDDRQTDSFIGLPTPANALLILSLPLILTYQPGPVVSDIILNHWFLLALTFVSCILLNAELPLFALKFSDWGIKENKLRYFFLISCLILIIFLKFIAIPLIILWYVILSVFSPKAKEEV, via the coding sequence ATGGGCATAAAACGTCATATTCCAAACTTTATCACGCTTTTAAACCTTCTTAGCGGAAGTATCGCTGTTATTTTTGCTGTTAAAGGAAATTTGATCCTGGCAGCGGTTTTTGTAGCTGCGGGAATTTTTTTCGATTTCTTTGATGGTCTCAGCGCACGTTTGCTGGATGTGAAAAGCGAGATCGGTCTGCAGCTAGATTCCTTAGCCGATGTTGTTACCAGTGGGGTAGTGCCGGGAATCGTGATGTTTCAGCTTTTAAACAAGGCATTGCCCGGTGGCGGTCCCGGAGCTGACTGGGGTACTTCTTTGTTTCATGTAAGTTTTAATCCCTGGGCACTTTTTGGGCTACTGATCATTTTGGCTTCGGCTTACCGGCTCGCGAAATTCAATGTGGACGATCGACAAACTGATTCATTCATAGGTTTGCCCACTCCCGCAAACGCCCTGCTGATACTAAGCCTGCCGCTAATCCTTACCTACCAGCCCGGTCCTGTTGTTTCAGATATTATCCTTAATCACTGGTTTTTACTGGCGCTCACTTTTGTAAGCTGTATTTTGCTGAATGCTGAATTGCCTCTTTTCGCCTTAAAATTCAGTGACTGGGGGATCAAAGAGAATAAACTGCGCTATTTTTTCCTGATCAGTTGCCTCATCCTGATCATCTTTTTGAAATTTATAGCCATACCACTGATCATCTTATGGTATGTAATACTCTCGGTATTTTCCCCAAAAGCTAAAGAGGAAGTTTAA
- the lnt gene encoding apolipoprotein N-acyltransferase: MKNLFYAIITGFLLAIAWPTYGFPLFIFSAFVPLLLAEFNIRNHSKNWVKTKVFGTAYLSFFIWNLITTYWIYFSTPFGGAFAIIVNSLLMSIVFLIYHIVAKRTGFSAAASFLVSIWMVFEKIHLTWDFSWPWLNLGNAFSEYISWVQWYEYTGTFGGTLWIWLVNIAVFKFILQYREFGERSLLYRGILKAALLIIIPLGISLLMYWNYEEPEKQLEAVILQPNINPYTEKYNTTDTRIGELLEKLTDQAVTDSTDIIIAPETVFADGTRLPNLSNSEAVFFGNQISREHQDLDFLGGIAIYDRFSDPSKVRKQTNQIGEADWYDDYNSAFMVRNSTDSVQLYHKSKLVVGVENFPYQNILKPILGNIMIDLGGTVAMKTTQEEREAFQLKDSVATAPIICYESVYGEYVTGYIKNGANFLSIITNDAWWGNTQGHKQHLSYARLRAVETRRYVARSANTGISAIINARGDIVKKLEYEKRGAIRGRIGLNDKKTFYVKHGDYIARIAEFLAIFIFLFAMVKYRRTRN; encoded by the coding sequence ATGAAAAACCTGTTTTACGCTATTATTACCGGATTCCTTCTGGCCATTGCCTGGCCAACCTACGGATTCCCGCTTTTCATATTTTCTGCCTTCGTGCCTCTTTTACTGGCGGAATTTAATATCCGGAACCATTCAAAAAACTGGGTCAAAACAAAGGTTTTCGGCACAGCTTACCTCAGCTTTTTCATCTGGAACCTCATCACCACCTACTGGATCTATTTTTCAACCCCTTTTGGCGGAGCATTTGCAATTATCGTGAACTCCCTACTCATGTCAATCGTTTTTCTCATCTATCATATCGTAGCCAAACGCACCGGTTTTTCGGCCGCTGCATCTTTCCTGGTAAGTATATGGATGGTCTTTGAAAAAATACATTTAACCTGGGATTTCTCCTGGCCATGGCTGAACCTCGGGAATGCATTTTCTGAATATATCAGCTGGGTTCAATGGTATGAATACACTGGTACTTTCGGGGGCACCTTATGGATCTGGCTTGTGAATATTGCTGTTTTCAAATTTATCCTTCAGTACAGGGAATTTGGCGAAAGATCCTTGCTTTACCGCGGAATTCTGAAAGCTGCACTTTTGATAATAATTCCGCTTGGAATATCGCTGCTGATGTACTGGAATTATGAAGAGCCTGAAAAACAGCTTGAAGCGGTCATTCTTCAGCCGAATATCAATCCATATACCGAGAAATATAATACTACCGATACCCGAATTGGTGAGTTATTGGAAAAACTGACGGACCAGGCGGTGACCGATTCTACTGACATCATCATCGCACCCGAAACCGTGTTCGCTGATGGTACGCGATTGCCAAATCTTTCCAATTCAGAAGCGGTTTTCTTTGGAAATCAGATAAGCCGGGAACATCAGGATCTCGATTTTCTGGGAGGCATAGCGATTTACGACCGTTTCAGCGATCCTTCGAAAGTCAGGAAGCAAACAAACCAGATTGGAGAGGCCGATTGGTATGATGATTACAATTCGGCTTTCATGGTGCGAAATTCCACCGATAGTGTCCAACTTTATCATAAGTCAAAGCTGGTAGTGGGCGTGGAAAATTTTCCTTATCAGAATATTCTGAAACCAATTTTGGGAAATATCATGATCGATCTTGGAGGTACGGTAGCCATGAAAACCACGCAGGAAGAAAGGGAAGCTTTTCAGTTGAAAGATTCTGTTGCCACCGCACCTATTATCTGCTACGAATCGGTTTACGGCGAATATGTTACGGGATATATAAAAAATGGCGCGAATTTTCTCAGTATTATTACCAATGACGCCTGGTGGGGAAATACGCAGGGTCATAAGCAGCACCTAAGCTACGCCCGCCTGCGGGCAGTAGAAACCCGAAGATATGTCGCCAGAAGTGCCAACACCGGAATTTCAGCAATTATCAATGCCCGGGGTGATATTGTAAAAAAACTGGAGTATGAAAAAAGAGGTGCCATCAGAGGCAGGATCGGCCTGAACGATAAAAAGACTTTCTATGTAAAGCATGGAGATTATATCGCCCGTATAGCCGAATTCCTGGCAATTTTCATCTTCCTTTTCGCCATGGTCAAATATCGGCGCACACGTAATTAG
- a CDS encoding sugar transferase, producing MSQKKPLFHFEISERKLLLRLFDMLGVLTTLAVVGIVFRFNYFQITPDHWTWTLVFLLYLNLFASVFELYDLQKADRFDSVVRNVLITTSLTVLFYMLTPFFTPSLPDNRLQIVFFYLSVALALLTWRFLYISLISSPRFYKRVLVVGDSFDIKLIAEALQKSDPNYVVVGYINTDYQLQMALTKQSLLRFEVEELQEVIKKHHINEIVVASAYQKGLMLSLYNELIALLKKGFPIRDYTQVYEEITQRIPVQNVDKDFYKYFPFSRSNQNKFYLFMFRIFDILVSILGIVFGILLLPFILLGNLLANRGKIFYRQQRVGKNGKIFEILKLRTMIKDAEIDGPQYAQKDDYRVTAFGKFLRRSRIDEIPQFYNLLKGEMSLIGPRPERPVFVKELSELIPFYETRHIIKPGLTGWAQVMANYGDCHDDALEKLQYDLYYIKHRGIFLDLSILLKTLSTVIFFRGQ from the coding sequence ATGTCTCAGAAGAAGCCCCTTTTCCATTTCGAGATCTCTGAGCGAAAGCTCCTGTTGCGTCTCTTTGATATGCTGGGTGTACTTACCACTCTGGCGGTCGTAGGTATCGTTTTTAGGTTCAATTATTTCCAGATAACTCCTGATCACTGGACGTGGACCCTCGTATTTCTTCTATATCTGAACCTTTTCGCAAGTGTTTTTGAACTATATGATCTTCAGAAAGCAGACAGGTTTGACAGTGTAGTAAGGAATGTGCTGATTACCACGAGCCTGACCGTACTTTTTTATATGCTGACCCCCTTTTTCACGCCAAGTCTTCCTGATAATCGGTTGCAGATCGTTTTCTTTTATCTTTCGGTTGCCTTAGCCCTGCTAACGTGGAGGTTCCTTTATATCAGTCTGATCTCTTCCCCCAGATTTTACAAAAGGGTACTGGTAGTTGGTGATTCCTTTGATATAAAACTTATCGCTGAAGCCCTTCAAAAATCTGATCCCAATTATGTTGTTGTGGGTTATATAAATACCGATTATCAGCTGCAAATGGCACTAACCAAACAATCTTTATTGAGGTTTGAAGTTGAGGAGCTTCAGGAAGTGATCAAAAAGCACCATATCAATGAGATCGTCGTTGCCAGCGCTTACCAAAAAGGTTTGATGCTAAGTTTGTACAACGAATTGATCGCACTGCTCAAAAAAGGATTTCCTATCAGGGATTATACACAGGTATATGAGGAAATAACCCAGCGTATTCCGGTACAAAATGTCGACAAGGATTTTTATAAATATTTTCCCTTTAGCCGAAGCAATCAGAATAAATTCTACCTTTTTATGTTCCGGATTTTCGATATCCTTGTTTCTATTCTTGGTATCGTATTCGGAATTTTACTGCTTCCTTTTATATTATTAGGAAATCTTCTCGCCAATCGCGGAAAAATATTCTACCGGCAACAACGAGTCGGTAAAAACGGAAAGATCTTTGAGATCCTGAAACTCAGAACGATGATCAAAGATGCCGAAATTGACGGTCCGCAATACGCCCAAAAGGATGATTACCGGGTGACAGCATTTGGCAAATTCCTTCGGCGTTCCCGTATTGATGAAATTCCCCAGTTCTACAATCTGCTGAAAGGTGAAATGAGCCTTATTGGTCCGAGGCCGGAGCGACCGGTCTTTGTAAAAGAGCTTTCTGAGCTTATTCCTTTTTATGAAACCCGGCATATCATCAAACCGGGCCTTACCGGATGGGCACAGGTTATGGCGAATTACGGGGATTGTCATGATGACGCGCTTGAAAAGTTGCAATATGATCTTTACTATATTAAGCATCGAGGGATCTTTCTTGATCTTAGTATTTTACTAAAGACTTTGAGTACGGTGATTTTTTTCAGGGGACAGTAG
- a CDS encoding glycosyltransferase family 4 protein has product MKNILYIGNKLEKHGAAPTSVDILPDLLAEEGLEFKAVSHYKNKVLRLLHMLSSILRNSKKIDLVLIDTYSTSNFWYAVMSGYCCSMLKLPYIFILHGGNLVQRFSESSPSILRIFKKAYFNIVPSKYLLEQLETFELENLLYIPNAISVSQYPFKARKNLKPRILWVRAFDKVYRPKLAVKIISELQKEYPEAELCMVGPEKDGSFEKTRAYVEKHGLPVKFCGKLSKTEWAALSEDYDIFLNTSSVDNLPVSVLEAMALGLPVVSASVGGLPYLIEHDLSGKLAEGTVKDLTHEISDLLQNPTKAESISKNARLEAEKYDWERLKEFWIDLLG; this is encoded by the coding sequence ATGAAAAATATCCTTTATATCGGCAATAAACTTGAAAAGCATGGCGCGGCTCCCACCAGCGTTGATATTTTACCCGATTTACTTGCCGAAGAAGGATTAGAGTTCAAAGCTGTTTCCCATTACAAAAATAAAGTTTTGCGGCTACTGCATATGTTAAGCAGTATTTTAAGAAACAGCAAAAAGATCGACCTGGTGCTTATTGATACCTACAGCACTTCCAATTTCTGGTACGCGGTCATGAGCGGCTACTGCTGCAGTATGCTTAAACTTCCCTATATATTTATCCTTCACGGCGGAAACCTTGTTCAGCGATTTAGCGAAAGCTCCCCTAGTATATTAAGGATCTTTAAAAAAGCTTATTTCAATATAGTACCTTCAAAATATCTTTTGGAACAGCTTGAAACCTTTGAGCTGGAAAATCTACTATATATTCCCAATGCCATTAGTGTTAGTCAGTACCCTTTTAAAGCACGAAAAAATCTGAAACCCCGAATCCTTTGGGTACGGGCTTTTGATAAGGTGTATCGGCCGAAGCTTGCCGTGAAGATCATCAGTGAACTGCAGAAAGAATATCCTGAAGCCGAACTTTGTATGGTAGGCCCTGAGAAAGACGGAAGTTTTGAAAAAACAAGAGCCTATGTTGAGAAGCACGGGCTGCCTGTAAAATTCTGCGGAAAACTCAGCAAAACCGAATGGGCAGCATTATCCGAGGATTATGATATATTTTTGAATACTTCTTCCGTAGATAATCTGCCGGTAAGCGTCCTTGAAGCGATGGCGCTGGGATTACCGGTAGTTTCGGCAAGCGTAGGCGGACTTCCTTACCTTATCGAGCATGATCTCAGCGGAAAATTAGCCGAAGGAACTGTGAAGGATCTTACACATGAAATATCAGATCTGCTTCAAAATCCAACAAAAGCAGAAAGCATTAGTAAAAATGCCCGTCTGGAGGCTGAAAAATACGATTGGGAGAGGCTTAAAGAGTTTTGGATAGATTTACTGGGTTAA
- a CDS encoding glycosyltransferase family 4 protein — translation MKKRILYIGNDLQVNSFTATYISFFSKMLRKEGYTVRTASTRNNKALRLAEMLTLIARYKSTTDLVLIDTYGAMNFYYAYLVGKACQMMNLPYIPILHGGNLPERLENSKKLSLSLFGNADVNVAPSNFLYSIFSSYGFKNMEIIPNAIKTENYPFKKRESFAPKLLWVRRFQNRYNPMMALKVLQHIQKEYPEASMCMVGPEKDGSMAVCRKLAKKYNLKVKFTGKLKKKHWARLSENYDFFINTTSIDNTPISVIEAMSLGLPVVSTNVGGMPVLIQNDHDGILVSDDNEEAMAKEVIRLIKDPEHTMEICKNARDKVEQFDWELVKEKWNRLLA, via the coding sequence ATGAAAAAAAGAATCCTGTACATAGGAAACGACTTACAAGTAAATAGCTTTACGGCTACCTATATTTCCTTTTTTAGTAAAATGCTGCGAAAAGAGGGATATACCGTCCGTACGGCATCCACACGTAATAATAAAGCTCTCCGGCTTGCCGAGATGCTTACTTTAATCGCGCGTTATAAAAGTACAACCGACCTTGTTCTTATTGACACCTATGGAGCCATGAACTTTTATTACGCTTACCTGGTGGGGAAAGCCTGCCAGATGATGAATCTTCCCTATATACCCATATTGCACGGCGGCAACCTGCCTGAGCGTCTGGAAAATTCCAAAAAACTCAGCCTGAGCCTTTTTGGGAACGCGGATGTGAATGTAGCACCTTCCAATTTTCTTTATTCCATTTTTAGCTCTTATGGTTTTAAGAATATGGAGATCATTCCCAATGCGATCAAAACCGAAAATTATCCATTTAAGAAAAGAGAAAGTTTTGCGCCGAAACTGCTTTGGGTAAGACGTTTCCAGAACCGTTATAACCCGATGATGGCCCTTAAAGTGCTGCAGCATATACAAAAAGAATATCCGGAGGCCAGCATGTGTATGGTGGGTCCTGAGAAAGATGGCAGTATGGCGGTGTGCAGGAAGCTTGCGAAAAAATATAACCTAAAGGTTAAATTTACGGGGAAACTTAAGAAGAAACACTGGGCCAGACTTTCAGAAAACTATGATTTTTTTATCAATACTACCTCTATAGACAATACTCCGATCAGTGTTATTGAGGCAATGAGCCTTGGGCTGCCTGTAGTAAGCACGAATGTTGGAGGGATGCCTGTTCTTATTCAGAATGATCATGACGGTATTTTGGTATCTGACGATAATGAGGAGGCCATGGCCAAAGAGGTGATAAGGCTGATAAAAGATCCGGAACATACCATGGAGATCTGTAAAAATGCCCGTGATAAGGTTGAGCAGTTTGACTGGGAACTGGTAAAGGAAAAGTGGAACAGGCTTCTTGCTTAG
- a CDS encoding O-antigen ligase family protein, protein MKDFNYINNQFYLRMLILHIGYGLVIYLFPSLAKIILLGIMASFLFVIIDRKNKGNEALMAAAYIAGGEVFFRQTGAVIFYETGKYAVIVFLLIGMFFKGASSKTIPYWLYLLMLFPGVVVASMTISYDADFRKLVAFNISGPVCLGVSALYCYYKKIKREDFQRVLLMMLMPLIAQMMYLYFYTPSMDDVKISLSGNYAATAGFGPNQISSVLGLGCFLLCTRLLTIRDRLINLIDTILLIMMGYRALITFSRGGVLTAAVCVVCFLIFFYYKQDAKKIEGTNLRIIGMGIIFLLVWFFSSMETSGLILNRYTNKNEAGELKEDITTGRVEIIETELTAFYHHPITGIGVGKGREYRREQLGIGINTHNEISRLLSEHGILGIFALAILIFVPIIFWFKFQNNYYFLAFVAFWFLTINHSAMRIAQPAFVYGLALLYIVDEKKNPVHRKRLTSK, encoded by the coding sequence TTGAAAGATTTTAATTATATCAATAACCAGTTCTATCTACGTATGCTTATACTGCATATAGGATATGGGCTGGTTATTTATTTGTTTCCAAGCCTGGCAAAGATCATTCTGCTGGGAATTATGGCCTCCTTTCTTTTTGTGATCATAGACCGTAAAAATAAGGGAAATGAAGCATTAATGGCCGCAGCCTATATAGCAGGAGGGGAGGTGTTCTTCAGACAGACCGGTGCGGTGATATTCTATGAGACGGGAAAATACGCGGTAATCGTATTTTTACTAATAGGAATGTTCTTTAAAGGCGCATCGTCAAAAACAATCCCATACTGGTTATATCTTTTAATGTTGTTCCCGGGAGTTGTAGTAGCTTCCATGACCATAAGTTATGATGCCGATTTCAGGAAACTGGTAGCTTTTAATATCAGCGGACCTGTTTGCCTGGGGGTTTCGGCTTTATACTGTTATTATAAAAAGATCAAGCGAGAGGATTTTCAACGGGTATTATTAATGATGCTGATGCCTCTTATCGCCCAGATGATGTACCTGTACTTTTATACTCCCAGTATGGATGATGTGAAAATTAGTCTTTCGGGAAATTATGCTGCTACTGCGGGATTTGGCCCTAATCAAATTTCCAGCGTCCTGGGATTGGGATGTTTCTTATTATGTACACGATTGTTAACTATCAGGGATCGATTAATTAATCTTATAGACACTATTCTTCTAATCATGATGGGTTACCGAGCACTAATTACTTTTTCAAGGGGAGGTGTATTAACGGCTGCGGTTTGTGTAGTTTGCTTTTTGATCTTCTTTTATTATAAACAGGACGCAAAAAAAATTGAAGGAACAAACCTTCGTATAATCGGGATGGGAATCATTTTCCTGCTTGTCTGGTTCTTTTCGTCCATGGAAACTTCCGGATTAATTTTAAATAGGTATACCAATAAGAACGAAGCAGGTGAATTAAAGGAAGATATTACCACCGGGAGGGTTGAAATTATTGAGACCGAACTCACCGCCTTTTATCATCACCCAATTACTGGAATTGGAGTGGGAAAGGGTAGGGAATATAGAAGAGAACAATTAGGAATAGGGATCAATACCCATAATGAAATCAGCCGATTATTATCCGAACATGGGATCCTCGGAATATTTGCTCTGGCAATCCTTATATTTGTCCCAATAATATTCTGGTTCAAGTTTCAGAACAATTATTATTTTCTGGCTTTTGTGGCATTCTGGTTCCTGACCATCAATCATTCGGCCATGCGGATAGCCCAGCCGGCTTTTGTGTACGGACTTGCGTTATTGTATATAGTAGATGAAAAAAAGAATCCTGTACATAGGAAACGACTTACAAGTAAATAG